From the Oceanotoga teriensis genome, the window CATATACCTTACAATTTTTTTTGATTTTATTGATTTCTTTTAATAGATCTATACCATTTAATTCTGGAAGCATGAGATCTAAAAAAACTTTATCAAATTCTTTGTTTAATAAAGATTTTTTGTATTCTAATAACCCTTCTTCGCCATCTTTTGCAATTGTAACATTAGAGAATTTTTTTAGAATTTCATTTATTATTTCTATAGCAATAGGATCATCTTCAACTACTAAAATATTCATTCTATCACCTTCTTTTTTAGACTTGACATATTTTAATAAAAGTTATATAATTTTTTTATTCCTATATTAGAATATAATGTTCTTTTTTTAGAATTAATTAAATTTTATCATAATTTTTTGTTTTATGCAAATATTATAGAATAGAGGTGACAATCGGTGTTAGAAGAAATATTTGGTACAGAACTAAAAATAAAAATATTAAAATTATTTAAAGAATATGAAAGATTAAGATTTACAGAAATAAAGGAAATATTAAATTCTGGTGCTGGAAGTACTAAATCTTCACTTGGGGAATTAGTAAACTATGGTATTTTAAATAGATTTGATGATGGCCCCAAGAAAGTTTATTATTCTTTGAATAAAGATTATAAAGAATTTTTATTTAAAATTTTTGAAATTGAAGAAGAATTTTCTTTTAAACATGATAAACAAAAAATGTTTGTTGATTTTTTTGGTATACGTAATAAATGATAATTAATCGGAGGTTTTTATATGGATAATAAGGACTTTTTAATAACATTATCCAAACTTTTATGTAATTCAATAAATAATTCCAATGATTTAATAAGAGGATATACAAAAAATAATATAAATCTTAAAATTAATATGTTAGATAAAGACTTAGAATTTTTTGTTGAAAATAATATAAAAATCGGTCAAATTATAAAATGGAAAGAAAATTTGTATAATATAGATTTTATTTTTCAGGAAGAGAAACTTATAAACTTATTATCCTATATAAATATGCTTAATTATGACTTATCATTTTTTTCATATTTGAATTTAATAGATTCATTTTCGATTATTGGAAATATAATTATTGGAAATATAGTTTCATACATAAAAGATTATTTAAATATTGATATAAATTATGAATTATCCCCAATTTATAATTTAGATAAAAATATAAATCTTAAAAAACTTAAAAAAATTAATTTTATTATATTTTATATAGATTTTGAAATTTTAGATGAAAAAATTTTTAGATCATATTTATTATTATCCTGTGATAGTAATTCTTTTTTCTCCCTAAAAACTAAGATGGAGGAGTTCTACGGTGAATTATAGTATTTTAAATAATTTAATGATTAGTATTTGTATTGTAGATTCAAAGGGGAATGTAATTTTTTCAAATGATTCTTTTGACAGATTTTTTGGCGAGGTTGAAAATATATTTACTATAATATCTGATAACTATAATTTAATAATAAAAGATGTATTGAAAAAATCATATCCGATTTTTTTGAAAAGCAGAAAAAACAATAAAATTTTTCCAGATGTAAAAGATTATTTTTATATGAATATAAAACCTTTTGATGAAGAGGATTATTTTATGTTGGAAATTCATCAAAATATTCCCGAATTAATAAGAAAAGATTTATTAAACAATGATATAAAATCAATCAAAGATGAAATTGAAACGAGACAATATCTTTTTAATTCTCTTGAATTTATGCTTCTTGAAAAACAAAAACCATGGGATTTTATAATTAGTACAGCTGAGAGAATATATAGTCTTAATATTCTTAAATATTTAAAAGTTCAAAAAGGAGATAAATTAATAGTTTATGGTGAAAATAATAAAAAAGAAATAGAGTCTAATTTTACAATAAATATGGTGGATGATGATATAAACTTTAATTATGTATCCAATAGTTCTACTTCTATGGAAGTAAAACTAATGCTTTTAACTTATTTGAATTTTGTAAAACTTTATGTAACTTTTTATTCGGAGTTTGAAAAATCTAAAATGTATGATGTTAATTTACTCGATTCTGAAAAATTTTCTATGGCTGGGCAGATGATGATAGGAATGCTCCATGAGATAAATAATCCATTAGCAGTTGCTATGCTTCAGAGTGATATTTTAATTTCAAAAAAAGTTGATTATGTAGAAAGAATAATTAATATAAAAAGTTCTCTTATGAGGATAAAAGAAATAACAGAAATATTTAGAGGGGCTTTAAAACAAAATGCAACTATAACTACTTTTGGATTAAAAAAACTTATAAACACAGCCATAGATTTCATTAATCCTAAAAAACCAAGTAATGTAAGTATAATAATAGATTTAAATTATGAGGATTATGATATTCAAGGCGATTTTAATAAATTAGTTTTAGTTTTTGTAAATTTAATTTCAAATGCTATAGATGCTATAAATAGAACAAGAAAAAATAAAGGTTGGGTTAAAATTACTACTTTTGAATTTAGAGATAAACTAATAGTAAAGGTTTCTGATAATGGTGAAGGAATGGATGAAAAAATTTTAAAAAATATATTTAAACCATTTTACACAACAAAAACAAAATCTGGTCTTGGATATGGGTTGTTTTTTGTAAGTACTGTTTGTTCAAGCCATAATATAAAGCTTTCAGTTATTTCAAAAAGGAATAGTGGAACTACTTTTACTTTAGTGATTCCAAAATTTCAAGCGGAGGGGAGTATATGAATATAAGAATATTGATAGTTGATGATGAAAAAGATATAAGAAATCTTTTAAAAGAATATTTCGAAAATAAATTTGATAATCTCATAGTTGATACAGCAGAAAACGCTGATATAGCAGATCAAATGATAGAAAACAGTATTTATCATTTTGTATTTCTTGATATAGTTATGCCGGGCATGGATCCTTTTGAATTATTACAAAAGATTAAAGAATTAAATAAATTAGTACAGGTAATAATAATAACAGCAAATTCAACGATGGACAAAGTATTAAATGCTCTTGAATTTGGTGCAGATGATTATCTTACAAAACCTTTTGATTTTGAATCTCTTAATGAAATATTGGAATCAAATATAAAAAAAATAATAAGAT encodes:
- a CDS encoding response regulator gives rise to the protein MNILVVEDDPIAIEIINEILKKFSNVTIAKDGEEGLLEYKKSLLNKEFDKVFLDLMLPELNGIDLLKEINKIKKNCKVYVMSAIDDETIKKEVLEIGCNGYILKPIITEKIKKIMEEG
- a CDS encoding response regulator, with the translated sequence MNIRILIVDDEKDIRNLLKEYFENKFDNLIVDTAENADIADQMIENSIYHFVFLDIVMPGMDPFELLQKIKELNKLVQVIIITANSTMDKVLNALEFGADDYLTKPFDFESLNEILESNIKKIIRWKNTFKNSL
- a CDS encoding PAS domain-containing sensor histidine kinase, with protein sequence MNYSILNNLMISICIVDSKGNVIFSNDSFDRFFGEVENIFTIISDNYNLIIKDVLKKSYPIFLKSRKNNKIFPDVKDYFYMNIKPFDEEDYFMLEIHQNIPELIRKDLLNNDIKSIKDEIETRQYLFNSLEFMLLEKQKPWDFIISTAERIYSLNILKYLKVQKGDKLIVYGENNKKEIESNFTINMVDDDINFNYVSNSSTSMEVKLMLLTYLNFVKLYVTFYSEFEKSKMYDVNLLDSEKFSMAGQMMIGMLHEINNPLAVAMLQSDILISKKVDYVERIINIKSSLMRIKEITEIFRGALKQNATITTFGLKKLINTAIDFINPKKPSNVSIIIDLNYEDYDIQGDFNKLVLVFVNLISNAIDAINRTRKNKGWVKITTFEFRDKLIVKVSDNGEGMDEKILKNIFKPFYTTKTKSGLGYGLFFVSTVCSSHNIKLSVISKRNSGTTFTLVIPKFQAEGSI